TAAGACCGATGCGGGGAGCAGCAAAGGCGCCCCCTTGCAAGCCCTGCTCTGCGGGGGCCGGTGGATAGTTTCCAGGTGGACTACAGGCAGTCAGAAAGAGAGATTACCAGCGGCAAGCGAAGcgcagcgtgtgcacccACAGTTGCCGCCGTCGAGTGCATAATTGGCTGACAGTGCACCTGAAATGGAAACGGCtcctgcggtggcggcactcACTTCTGCAGCACACGACCTGCAGTGGCGGCTGGACAGGCCGATGCCTGCATGAGGATACGCAGCACTCCACTGGGCGCCCCAGTTGCATCAGTTGCGGCTGCTCTGTAGACGGTGACAGCGTACGTGCCACTCGCCAAAACCAAAGGAGTAAACGACATGCGAGGGGACAAAGAAAAAGCCGCAAAAGGCGAGAAGAGCAGAGGGTGAGTTGCTGGATTCCGAAATGCGTCGAAGAGATGCGCGCAAGCACCTGCATGATAACGGGATATacatctctctctgccgTTGCCTGGCGTTGGTTCACACGACCACAACAAAACGCATCAGAACACTGTCACGTTCGCCTGTGTATATGCGCGCGTCGAGtgtcatgcccccgtcccgttggagATGGTGTCACTATGCAACGAATCAGTGGGGAGAAAACCCCCCACCCTTACACGTACACGTGGGGGTGGCGCTGTGGATTGAATGAGGGTAAAGAAGTACCGTACCTGCTGGTGTTTGCGTTTAGTGTTAGCCAGCGCTGTCTACTCTGTGGTGGTGTTGGGAAGGTTGGTTCCTTGGTATTGTCTGACGCTTGTGACCTACCGTTTCGCTTGTTGTTTTCCCCTTTGGGTATTTTGCATCTGCTTGAGTAGGGGCATCCTGTTTATTCTCCTTtggtgcggtgcggcgccacccccccccccctacacacacacgcatcgaGCAGCGGTGTCTGTGTCAGCTGTGGTGCCTTTGCTTTGCTCAAGCTAGCGAACCATGTGGCCTGCCTTCTGACTGCCATATCCATGATGCAGAAAAGCAAGGGTTCGGCAAATCTATGGGGGTTGTTCGTATATGACTGCCATGCCACAAAGAGCCCCCGCTCTTCGCACGGATCAATTCACTAGTCCAAACGTGTCATGGACGTCATACGGGGCGAAGCTTCCTAGTTGAGTGCCAACACCAGGAGGAATGTTTTTGACCttcccttttgttttctctttttGATCACGAAGGGCTGTGGTACGTATTGTCTGATCCCCACCTACGCTTGTTGAAAGAAGTTGCGACATGAGTTGTGTCTATCTGCTTCGCTGCGCACCCTATTTGGGGGAGTTTTCCTATGGGCACGCCGCCGAAGGCATCTTTAAGCGCGGTGGGAGATGCACTGGTGGCGAAGTTATTAGCCCTGGTTTAGCGGCAGACTGCTGTGAAACATTCAAGCATCcaaggtgtgtgtgtgtgtgtgtgtgtgtgtgcaagtGAAATATACGGCGGGCGAAGAGCACGGGGTTAGACACTGATTACTCTCTGTTGTTGTAGAGGTGATTTTTTAAGAAACAAAGGACACAAATGGGCTGGCCCCACCCGCAGACATTTTGATTCGCTGGGAAGCTGCACTGGCTGGGCGCTACGATATTCAAAGCTTTCTAAACGAAGAGGCAAATATAATCTATTCAGTACGCTTCAGTACTCAGGGTCGCGTGCGGTAAGTGTAGCCGGCTATGTTGGTGTTGGCCATGTCTTCTAGATGCACCCTCTTCATGATGTTCTTTTTGTTGTGCTCCGGGCTTGAGTATATGCTTTGTCCCACATTCGAACCCTGTGGCGCAGGTTTGAAAATGTACAGAGAAAGACTGATTGCGTTCTACGACCGCTACAATCCAGCATGCTTGGATTCTGTTGATGAAATCTTGGAAATCTTCGAAGGTCGCGAAGAAGGGCTTTTTCGAGTATTAGCGGAAAAGTATGGAGCACAAGAACTGCTTGCTGGCTCACAGGGCAAAACGAGGGCTCTGTTGTCCACTGGTGAACCGGTCCATCACCGCGGGAAGTGGCGTACGTCGGAGTTAGATAAGCTGACCAACGTACGTGGCTCGTCATTCTGTGATGTTTGTGAGCGCCTAAGTGAAGCCCTCCGAGCCAAAAGCGAGGAAGTTACGCGTTTGATGTCGAGGGTTAAGGCTATGGAAGGCCGGCTTAAACAGTGCAGTGCTATGCACGCGTCTGTTGCAGCTCCTGAACAAAGCGGACGAAGCAACTCAGAGCTAACCTGTGTTAATCGGGACTTGTCAGAGAAGCTTAGAAGCTGCGAAAACGCGAATTTCAACCTGAGCGCAAGGAACCGTGAACTCCGCAAGGAGGTTGTGGTGTTGCAGGCGGAAAATGAAGCTCTACGTCGACAGAAAGGGAACGATGAGGACACTTTAGAGCATCTGCGAGAGCTGATTCGTGAAAGTGAACGGAAAGAGCGTCGTCTCCTGGAGAGGGTGGCTGCGCGGGAGCTGGAAGCCGGGTCGCCGTTGCATGAAAGCGAATTTCAGGAGATTATTCGCAGCAGCCAACAGCATTTGACGGCCTTTTACGAGGAAAAGATGTGTGCTATGCAGGCCGAGATGGATCGTTTCTACGCTCACGCATCGGCGTGCATCCAAGAGAAGGATACTATTATTGAAGCGTTGAAGGAAACAACGTAGAGACGGCAGTCTTTGTTGTACATTAGTGGTGttggtgtttttttttcgtgttctCCTTGCTGGATTCAGACAGTGAGCATTCCAAGAAGCAAAGCATGAACAAAAAGGACTTTCAGCCTTTTTCTCAGAAAACTGATGGTCATCGactgattttttttttcgtgacCACTGTGTCTTTCGGGAATTTTCTCCTGGtgctctttccctctctgtgAGAGACGGCGTCATCATCTGCCGTTGCGCTAGTACGGCTTTGTGCCTACATCATGTGTTTCCTCCCTGGCATCTTTACTTTTTGTTGGATCTGTTTTTTTCCTTGATCTTCCTTGAAGTTTAGTGGCGTGAAGTGAATGCGGCATCGACGAAGTGTGCTTGCAGCTGAGGTGGAGCCGCCGGTTGCGCGCACGGCAATCTCACAGCACATCGCGAATGTCGATATGTTCCCGAAGCCTAAGGAAGATTATCAGCGCGAGCAAACGAGATGGGGCGCTGTTCTTAGCGTTGCCACTGTGTCTATTGTGATTATTCTCGTGTTGTGGGAAGGCGCCGCTTACCTAAGAGGGCGGGACGCGTATGATACAGATATTTCTCTCGACAGAGGGCTTTCAGAGGATATGCCGGTACACTTCGACGTTTTTTTCCCGTTTATGCCTTGCAATCGTCTTAGCATTGACGTTGTTGACACAACGGGGATGGCGAAGTTCAACTATACAGGCACGCTGCACAAACTTCCCACTGCACTTGACGGCAGAGTCCTGTACAAAGGAAGCTTGAAGGATCTCGACAATGCAATGGAGACGGAGGAAGCGCGCAATGGTACCAAATGCCGGCCGTGCCCACCATCTGCCTTTGATGGAGTAGCCGCAGAAGTCCGCAGTGCCGCAGTGTCGAAGTGCTGTGATACCTGTGAGAGCGTCTTGGACTTGTACAAGGAACTGGGAAAGGGGATTCCAGGCACTGAGTACCTTCCGCAGTGCCTGGAGCAGTTGTACCAGCAAGCGAGCGGGTGCAATGTGGTGGGCTCGCTCGACTTGAAAAAGGTTCATGTCACAGTCATATTTGGTCCTAGACGTACCGGCCGTTTTTACTCTCTGAAGGATGTGATTCGACTGGATACCTCTCATTCCATCAGAAAACTGCGCATTGGGGACGAGGCAGTGGAACGGTTTTCAAAGAATGGTGTGGCGGAGCCGCTCTCTGGTCACAAGTCGTTTTCGAAGACTTACTCGGAGACACGGTACTTAGTGAAGGTGGTTCCCACAACTTAcagaaaaacgaagaaaagaaacGCAAAGGCTTCCACCTATGAGTATAGTGCCCAGTGGAGCAAGCGGACGATTGTGGTGGGCTTTGCTGGTGCAGTCCCTGCTGTTCTGTTCGAGTTTGAGCCTGCTCCTATTCAGGTGAACAATGTGTTCGAGCGACAGCCTTTCTCGCATTTCGTGGTGCAGCTCTGCGGTATCGTAGGTGGATTGTTCGTTGTTCTGGGATTTATCGACAATGTTGTCGACTGGGCTGTCGCTTTTGAGAGGTGGAAACGGTAGATGAGTTACTTTGTCTCTCCGCCCTCTCTATGTGGGCCTCAAAATCTCAAGAGAACAATCGGAGGCTGCTGAAGGTTCTGCTACGACTATGTTACTCGAACAAACGATTACTATATGTTTTGCGTTTTGTGTCATCTGAAAAGGCGTCCGAATTGCGAATTAAACTCGCTGGGGATCGGCGATATTTGAGTAGCACAAGAGATCGACAGCATATGACCACTGTGGAGGCAGGCAGTGCCagtcttctttttttttgccaaATTTGCCCTCGATGCCCtcgcctcttttttttcgtttctaTCTACTTATTCATGCACGGTACTTGTTTCTATGAGCCCTCTATCATAGCACGGATTTGGGGGTGTCTGCATATAAGTGGTTTGCTGCCCGTCTCACAAGAAAAAGAACGCGTTTCTGGGAGCTGGCACAACAGAAGGGGGTTGTGCATGAGGAGCGGTCCAATAGTACGCAAGTCAGTTTAGCACTGCTAGTAGGCTAGGTTTCGGATACTGGTAACGTCCATGCTCCGCTCTCGTTTTCTTCGCTGTGCGCTCACCGGTGCGGCGAAGGTACCGGAGCAACTGCCTGATTGGGCCATCGAAAAGCGCACTTACCTGAGCTTGGCACTCGACCGATGGGCACTTAAAGTGCAGCGCTTCGCCATAAAGTTGATCGCTGTCAGCGATCGCATGATGGGTGTGCAGCCGAAGGAGGAGCTCTATCGCATTCCGCGTCTCTTGAAGGTGAACGGGAAGCGGCCGACCGTCATGGATAACTGCTTCATCGCACCAAGCGCTTTAGTCACCGGCGATGTGCATGTGGGGCGAAAGAATTATATCGGCTACAATGCCATTATCCGGGctgaagagggggagagcatTCACCTTGGTGAAAGCTGCAACGTGCAGGAGAAGGCGATAGTCACGGGAAACACAACGGTGGGCAAGTGGACTACGATTGAGCCCATGGCCATCGTCGAGTCTGCTGATATTGCGTCGTGCTCGTTTGTGGGAGCCAGCGCGATCGTCATGAAAGGTAGCAGTATCGAATCCGGCGCCATGCTGTGCGCGGCGAGCGTCTTGCAGTCTGGCGCGATTATCCCTTCCGGTGAGATGTGGGCCGGCAACCCGGCCCAGAAAGTGGCCGACCTCacggagaaagagaaggatgCCATTATCAAGGCGGCGAAGCACTCTGTCCTGCTCGCTATCGAGCACCACGACTCGTGGGAGCTTACCTGGGAGGAAATTGAGGACCAACGCGACGCTCGAGAGCTTTTTGCGCGGTACGCCGAAGGCAACCGGGAGCTGCGTGTCAAGGCCATGTACATCAAGGAGCCGCCGCGACCGAACCGAAAGAAGATGGGCCGCCGCACGCCACACGAGCTGGTCAACGGCAGCGAGAACTCTCCCGCAATGACTGAGAGTATTCACCAGGGCTACTAAAGGCCGGTGCTGTAGACTGTAACGTCGAAAGACGAAATCATGACTTGAGGCCACTGTCGTGAGCGTGTGCCGCCGGCTCTGCCCCCTCAAGATGTACTGTTCTTGCTTTCCTACGTTCGCACCACAACAGAAAGAGACGAATGTCTGTCGTGATGATGGTGTCGTTCTTGAACGTGTGCGTTTCGTTGTTCTCTGCCGCATTACGGCTTATGCAGCTGTGGTTTCTGCAATTGTTCTCAGAGaattttcttttttcccctgtAGGATCgattttttttcctgctcTGATTTGTGAGCGGAAACGAGTATCGTGGAAAGACACTATCCACAAAGGAGAGCGACAATTATTGAGCCCTTCTCACTTCTTTTTGCTTTGCGGACTGAGCAAGGTGCTTTGTCTGTGCTTGCAATAAATGAAGTCACTCCTTAGCGCAGACGCAGATGAAATAGTGCCGGAGCTCTTGCTGAATGCAGGAGACAGCTTGTGGGCGCCTACCCAGACCCCTTTGAAATCACTATCGTCGCTTGTCTTCTCCCTTTGACTTCTCGTTTGTCTCAGGCCATCTTGCGCCACCATCGATGTGCAGTACCCTGTGACTATTTGGAGGGTCTTACTGTTTTAATTACGCGTCCCGCTGCTTTCTGCCTATACAACAGACAAGGAAAATGGACTCCATCATATCCTGCGATAACATTCACAAGACGTACCTCCTCGGTGTCGAGGGTGTACCAGCGCTGCGTGGCGTGGATGTGGACATCAACCCTGGCGAACTTCTCGTGGTGTACGGCACGAGCGGCGGTGGTAAGAGCACGCTCCTCAACGTTCTCGGTACAATCGACACCCCGACAAAGGGAAATATGTTCCTTTTCGGAAAACGCGTGACAGATCAAACGCCGGACTCAGAGCTagcagcgctgcgctgcaaGCGCATTGGGTTTGTGTTTCAGTCGTTCAACCTCATCTCCACCATGGATGCACTGGGCAACGTGTCGCTGCCGATGATGATCAAAGGTTCGCTATCCGCATCAGAGATCAAAAAGCGTGCCACGGTACTCCTCGAGGAGGTTGGTCTCGGGCATAGGTTGCACCACTTTCCATCCATGCTCTCTGGtggggagcagcagcgcgtgacGATTGCCCGGGCTCTTGCCAATGAGCCGCAGATCTTGTTTCTCGATGAGCCCACAGGTGACCTGGACACCAAGAACACTCTCATCATCATGAACATTCTTCTGCGGCTGAACCGTGAGCGTGGTCTCacgatggtgatggtgactCACGATGTGTACATGAAGCAGTACGCCCACCGCGTCATTTACATCCGCGATGGCAAGGTGAGCACCACCGAAACCGTCCACAGTAGTGTTCGCCAGCGAGCTTGGAATGAGCTGCAGGAATCCCTGCGCAAGACAGACACCGGGACAGAGGAACAGAAGACATCTACCACCGAGCAGCGCACCCCTCAGGACTACGCCACATTCTCGGCACAAGGTCCGCTGAATCTGGATGAGGACCCAGAAATGCAGCAGGTGGTCGATGTGCTTTTCGGGCCTCAGCAGGCCCGAGTCTAAAAAGGCGAGGCAGCgtcctctcttcctttttttctatATTTCCCTGCCTATTTCACcgttttgtttgtttgcgCTGTTCTCGTTCagtttccttttctttgttgtgcTACTACAAGGTGGGCGTCCTGTAGTTCTCCGCTCTTCGCGTTTGCTCTCGTTGTCCCTCAGCTTTTCAAAGTGCTTTTCGCTTTCTTGTCATCGTTTTCCAGTGAAAGCATCCTTTTAGCATGTCGCTGGTCTTATTTAAAAAAAAGTGCACGACTCAAGAAAGATGTCGCCGACATCTTTTGCAAAAGAGACACCTTGTTGCTATCTCTCCTTGCCACTTCTTTGGGCTCCAAGTGACTTGTATCGAGTCGCTCAAGGAGTGCATCCGACGTCGAGAACCTCGTGTGTGCTCTACTCTCTGCATGCACAGCCGTGCGTCGCAGCCGATTGTGGCCAGCAAAGTGGCACTTTCGTGTCCGTGAGCACTGATGTTTCCTGCCTCTTTCTTCAGAAAACGATCCTCCTGTCGCTCGCTTTGCAGCGTCTTCTGTATCTCCTGAACACGAAAATGACACGAGAAGGGCTGTAGAGGAAGAAAATGTCCTGAAGATGGAGGCCCTGTTGCCTGTCGAGACCTGTTTGCGATGCGGGCATCCCTACGCATTTCGCCTGTCGCGCTTTGGCTGTGTGTTCTTCTGCGCATGCCACGAGTGCATCGACGTGCTGAAAGTGGCCGCGGCCTTCTccgccgctgtgcgtggACGAACAGCCGCGGTGCCGTTTGTCCCGCTTATGTCATCCCCATCGTGCGAACTCACCTTTTGCATAAAGGTGGTGTCTGTGGAGGTGGACTTTGTGCGCGATCTTGCTTCCGCCAACTTCCGCAACTTTCATGACGCTGAAGTGGCGCAGATAGCGTTCAGCCTTTCCCTCGCACTTCGCGAGCAACTGGCGCGGAGCGGGGCAGCTCTGACGGGCCCAGCGCCAGTGATGGAACAGCTCACTGAGGAGCTTCTTGAGTCCGGACAAGATCCCGCGCTTCCGTTCTTTGTGAacccgccgccacctggtcTGCGCAAAGCTGTAGCTGACATTCTCAGCTGTGCAGTGCCTGAAATCAGGCTCGATCGGATTCCACATCTCCTTCGTCGCACTATGAAAG
The sequence above is drawn from the Leishmania mexicana MHOM/GT/2001/U1103 complete genome, chromosome 11 genome and encodes:
- a CDS encoding putative ABC transporter, whose product is MDSIISCDNIHKTYLLGVEGVPALRGVDVDINPGELLVVYGTSGGGKSTLLNVLGTIDTPTKGNMFLFGKRVTDQTPDSELAALRCKRIGFVFQSFNLISTMDALGNVSLPMMIKGSLSASEIKKRATVLLEEVGLGHRLHHFPSMLSGGEQQRVTIARALANEPQILFLDEPTGDLDTKNTLIIMNILLRLNRERGLTMVMVTHDVYMKQYAHRVIYIRDGKVSTTETVHSSVRQRAWNELQESLRKTDTGTEEQKTSTTEQRTPQDYATFSAQGPLNLDEDPEMQQVVDVLFGPQQARV